A genome region from Arachis duranensis cultivar V14167 chromosome 6, aradu.V14167.gnm2.J7QH, whole genome shotgun sequence includes the following:
- the LOC107494315 gene encoding uncharacterized protein LOC107494315, whose product MDKERKREMDMQILNAGTSTMSEKRRALHEIAYELVYNADIFRQRFRMRMHVFLRIVDAHSNVYPYFQQRVDATGRRDLSPLKKCTTAIQMLAYGVAANAVDDYVRIGESTTIECLEKFVEGVISVFEDEYLRKPNPNDVRRLLQMAEGRGFLGMLGSIDCMHWQWKNYPKVWKSMYMSGYRGVATIVLEVVASSDLWIWHTFFGVSSSNNDINVLDRSPVFDDILNDRAPEVNYTINGNNYTLGYYLVDDIYLEWATFVKSISKTQGEKCKLFAQYQEGQRKDVERAFGVLQAHFAIIRGPARFWEKKKLANIMRAYIILHNMIVEDERDIYAEILLKT is encoded by the exons atggacaaggaaagaaaaagggaaatggATATGCAAATACTTAATGCTGGCACGTCTACAATGAGTGAAAAACGACGAGCTCTTCACGAGATTGCAT ATGAACTGGTGTATAATGCTGACATTTTTCGACAGAGATTTCGAATGAGAATGCATGTGTTCCTTCGGATAGTAGACGCTCACTCAAATGTCTATCCGTATTTCCAACAGAGGGTTGatgcaactggaagaagagaCTTGTCACCACTCAAAAAATGTACCACTGCGATACAGATGTTAGCATATGGCGTAGCAGCTAATGCTGTTGATGATTATGTGCGCATAGGCGAGAGCACTACAATTGAATGCTTggaaaaatttgttgaaggtgTCATTTCGGTGTTCGAGGATGAATACTTGCGAAAACCAAATCCAAATGACGTACGACGCCTGCTACAAATGGCGGAGGGTCGTGGCTTTCTTGGCATGTTGGGTAGCATTGACTGCATGCATTGGCAATGGAAAAATTATCCAAAAGTGTGGAAAAGTATGTACATGAGTGGTTATCGTGGGGTTGCAACCATAGTACTTGAGGTTGTAGCATCTTCAGACCTTTGGATATGGCATACGTTCTTTGGAGTTTCTAGTTCAAATAACGATATCAACGTGTTAGATCGTTCTCCAGTGTTCGATGATATTCTAAATGACCGTGCTCCGGAGGTAAATTATACTATTAATGGTAATAATTATACTCTGGGATACTATTTAGTAGATGATATTTATCTTGAATGGGCCACATTTGTCAAATCAATCTCAAAGACACAAGGGGAAAAATGCAAGTTATTTGCACAATACCAAGAAGGGCAAAGAAAAGATGTGGAGCGAGCATTCGGAGTGTTGCAAGCACACTTTGCAATTATACGTGGTCCAGCTCGCTTTTgggaaaagaagaagcttgccaaCATAATGAGAGCTTATATTATATTGCATAATATGATTGTTGAGGATGAAAGAGACATTTATGCAGAAATTTTGCTCAAGACTTAG
- the LOC107494314 gene encoding glutathione S-transferase T3-like, with product MVVEVHDVVPLKRKFSKHDEKTTSGSSNPPGSCQPARNPPPNPMQGATQKNATRLANFMKFVSTSGFKLFGYILSCVTELRVIQTLSISISLNRRRYVVACKKQWYKINKAVAQFAGCYDQASRNIKSGSNADDIKELAYKIYSTNYGKKFTFERHWNMLQLEQKWRNQLPTQSGGSKRTKVSATGAYSSSSNLETPLADEPGVDSPVCPQGSKKSKRKGKEKAQMSEDFSKKKSSVIKKLSLMKDIKNVREKELMDREKEREEEREHRAKIIEIKEKELQI from the exons ATGGTTGTCGAAGTTCATGATGTGGTCCCTCTAAAAAGAAAGTTCTCCAAGCATGATGAAAAAACAACTTCAGGGAGTAGCAATCCACCAGGAAGCTGTCAACCAGCAAGGAATCCCCCACCTAACCCTATGCAAGGTGCAACACAGAAAAATGCTACAAGGCTTGCAAATTTCATGAAGTTTGTGTCCACCTCTGGATTCAAG CTTTTTGGTTATATTTTGTCCTGTGTTACAGAATTAAGAGTAATTCAGACCCTGTCCATTTCCATTTCATTGAACAGAA GGAGGTATGTAGTTGCATGTAAGAAACAATGGTATAAGATCAACAAGGCTGTTGCACAATTTGCTGGTTGCTACGATCAAGCTAGTCGAAATATTAAGAGTGGTTCGAACGCTGATGATATAAAGGAGTTGGCTTATAAAATTTATTCCACAAATTATGGtaaaaaattcacttttgaGAGGCATTGGAACATGCTTCAGTTGGAGCAAAAATGGAGAAACCAACTACCTACACAGAGTGGCGGCTCAAAAAGAACCAAAGTTAGTGCAACTGGAGCATACTCATCCTCATCAAACCTAGAAACACCGTTGGCTGACGAACCCGGTGTGGACTCTCCCGTTTGCCCACAaggatcaaagaagagcaagcgAAAAGGTAAGGAAAAAGCACAAATGTCTGAAGATTTTAGCAAAAAGAAATCATcggttattaaaaaattatctctcATGAAAGATATTAAGAATGTTAGAGAAAAGGAACTAATGGatagggaaaaagaaagagaagaggagagGGAACATAGAGCAAAGATTAtagaaatcaaagagaaggAGTTACAAATTTAA
- the LOC107494313 gene encoding uncharacterized protein LOC107494313 — MSKFKTIDTFFKRKDQENEDASTITTPILEGSSNFITSSSSLNSSKRPRLLPNQLDVFRLERDPGMRPMIWNFPPNKRDEIRQAYIKVGPNQPILDNYPFSGDKSHRRFQASWFKLFPSWLEYSIEDDAIYCFPCFLFAKEPSINTGSNAFIENGFRNWKKVNSGKECALLNHIGKGPNSFHHKALKSCDDLMKQSQHIDRLLHKQTSEEIEKNRIRLGASIDCIRWLTFQGCAYRGHDESQSSSNRGNFLEMLKFLGSYNERVRNSIREEIGDAKFCISVDEARDESKKEQMAIVLRFVTLDGFVKERFFDLVHVTDTCATTLKKELISVLSHYNLQVENIRGQWYDGASNMRGEWNGLQALFLKDSPQAYYVHCFAHRLQLALVATSREFGKMFTATNIVLNNIIEDGTTYAQKGEVYGVSKILLSFEFVFTLHLMKEIMGITNVLCQALQQQSQDILNAMHIVSTSKLLLQQLRDGGWCNFLANVKDFCEKHKTEVPNMSAQYVFGRSQSR; from the exons ATGAGTAAGTTCAAAACCAttgatacattttttaaaagaaaagatcaagagaatgaagatgctTCTACTATTACTACTCCAATACTTGAGGGGTCATCAAATTTCATTACTTCAAGTTCTTCATTGAATAGCTCAAAGCGTCCACGACTTCTTCCAAATCAACTGGATGTTTTTCGTTTGGAAAGAGATCCTGGAATGCGACCAATGATTTGGAATTTTCCTCCAAATAAAAGAGATGAAATCCGTCAGGCTTATATTAAAGTTGGGCCAAATCAACCAATTCTTGATAATTATCCATTTTCTGGTGATAAAAGTCATCGTCGCTTTCAAGCTTCATGGTTTAAATTGTTTCCATCTTGGTTAGAATATTCTATAGAAGATGATGCTATATATTGTTTTCCgtgctttctttttgctaaggaACCTTCAATCAATACGGGTTCAAATGCTTTTATTGAGAATGGTTTcaggaattggaagaaagtaaaTAGTGGAAAAGAATGTGCTCTTTTGAATCACATTGGCAAAGGTCCTAACTCATTCCATCATAAGGCGCTGAAATCATGTGATGATTTGATGAAACAATCACAACATATTGACAGACTTCTTCATAAGCAAACATCAGAAGAGATTGAAAAGAATCGAATTCGACTAGGAGCATCTATAGATTGCATTAGATGGTTGACATTTCAAGGTTGTGCATACAGAGGACATGATGAAAGCCAAAGTTCAAGCAATAGAGGTAACTTTTTGGAAATGTTGAAATTTTTGGGATCTTACAATGAAAGA GTGAGAAATTCAATTAGAGAAGAGATTGGAGATGCCAAATTTTGTATTAGTGTTGATGAAGCTAGAGATGAATCTAAAAAGGAGCAAATGGCAATTGTTTTGAGATTTGTTACTTTAGATGGTTTTGTTAAAGAGAGATTCTTTGATCTTGTGCATGTCACTGATACTTGTGCAACAACTTTAAAGAAAGAATTGATTTCTGTCCTTTCTCATTATAATCTCCAAGTTGAAAATATTAGGGGTCAATGGTATGATGGTGCTAGCAACATGCGGGGTGAGTGGAATGGTTTGCAAGCTTTGTTTCTTAAAGATTCTCCACAAGCATACTATGTGCATTGTTTTGCTCATAGGTTACAATTAGCATTGGTAGCAACTTCAAGAGAG TTTGGTAAAATGTTTACTGCTACCAATATTGTTCTCAATAATATCATTGAAGACGGGACAACTTATGCACAAAAAGGTGAGGTTTATGgtgttagtaaaatattattgtcatttgaatttgttttcacTTTGCACTTGATGAAAGAGATTATGGGAATCACTAATGTTCTTTGCCAAGCACTACAACAACAATCTCAAGATATTCTTAATGCAATGCATATTGTTTCTACATCAAAGTTACTtcttcaacaattaagagaTGGTGGATGGTGCAATTTTCTTGCAAATGTTAAagatttttgtgaaaaacataAAACTGAAGTCCCTAATATGAGTGCACAATATGTTTTTGGAAGAAGTCAATCTCGTTAA